A stretch of the Vigna radiata var. radiata cultivar VC1973A chromosome 9, Vradiata_ver6, whole genome shotgun sequence genome encodes the following:
- the LOC106773706 gene encoding disease resistance protein TAO1-like isoform X1, with the protein MEFASSSLSSSSSSFLTSEPHFIHDVFINFGGEDIGRRFVSHLHSVLLQNQVKTFISQQNLHEGMELEEQMRGIGGTKITIIVFSKSYAESACCLLELEKIIECPQTFGQIVLPVFYEIDPLDVRHQNDDFRKALEETAGRXYALYKWNRALNTAASMTGWDVRNFRHDAELVDVIVNRVNTLLDYKDLFITEYPVGLESRVEDVIKCIKNQTTKVCMIEICGREGSGKTTLAKAIYNRIYREFIGKSFIQNIRYEGYVALQENLLSDVLISKPGVKSVGMGRTMVENGFSREKLLIVLDDVNDFDQLRNLCGSREWFGQGTVIIVTSRDFHLLNQFRDNYVYKMDILNENESLKLFSWHAFRDAIPEKEWYELARNVVVYCGGLPLALEFLGSYLCDRTIEVWESVLLKLQRIPPNELLSVLKISFEDLRDTEKDIFLDVCCFFIGKEREYVTEILNGCGLHADIGITLLIERGLIKVESNNKLQMHPLLQEMGREIIRQECPEKPGKRSRLWFPDDVEDVLNKNTGTKAILSLKLHSSIGDWFEAHAFKEMKRLRLLQLDNVKLSGNYGHISKQLRWICWRGFPYRYIPNNFNLENVIAMDLKHSHLQLIWKQPLWKKPQVLERLKFLNLSHSKYLKETPDFRGLPSLEQLILKDCPSLLKVHQSIADLSNIVVINLKDCTSLSYLPIEIYKLRSLKTLILSGCSKLDSLENPLKL; encoded by the exons ATGGAGTTcgcatcttcttctttatcatcttcatcttcatccttcTTAACATCAGAACCCCATTTCATACACGATGTGTTCATAAACTTTGGTGGAGAAGACATCGGTAGAAGGTTTGTGTCTCATCTCCACTCTGTCCTTTTACAAAATCAAGTCAAAACTTTTATTAGCCAGCAGAATCTGCATGAGGGAATGGAGCTGGAAGAGCAGATGCGAGGAATAGGAGGTACTAAGATTACAATAATTGTTTTCTCCAAATCATACGCTGAATCTGCTTGCTGTCTTCTTGAGCTTGAAAAAATCATTGAATGCCCCCAAACTTTTGGCCAAATTGTTTTGCCCGTATTTTACGAAATTGACCCATTGGATGTACGTCATCAAAACGATGATTTTCGGAAAGCATTGGAAGAAACTGCAGGCAGAAGNTATGCGTTGTACAAGTGGAACCGTGCACTCAACACAGCTGCGAGTATGACTGGTTGGGATGTCAGAAATTTCAG ACACGATGCTGAACTTGTAGACGTAATTGTTAACCGCGTTAACACATTACTGGACTATAAAGACTTATTTATTACCGAATATCCTGTTGGATTAGAGTCCCGCGTGGAAGACGtgattaaatgtattaaaaatcaAACTACCAAAGTGTGTATGATAGAAATATGTGGAAGGGAAGGATCAGGTAAAACAACTTTAGCCAAAGCCATCTACAATCGAATTTATCGTGAATTCATTGGTAAGAGTTTTATTCAGAATATTCGCTATGAAGGGTATGTTGCTTTGCAAGAAAATCTTCTTTCTGATGTCCTAATATCCAAGCCGGGGGTGAAAAGCGTTGGGATGGGAAGAACTATGGTCGAGAATGGCTTTTCTCGAGAAAAGTTGCTCATTGTACTGGATGATGTGAATGACTTTGACCAATTAAGAAACCTATGCGGGAGTCGTGAATGGTTCGGTCAAGGAACTGTCATAATCGTTACTAGTAGAGATTTTCACTTGCTGAACCAATTCAGAgataattatgtttataaaatgGATATTTTGAACGAAAATGAGTCACTTAAGCTTTTTAGTTGGCATGCATTTAGAGATGCAATACCAGAAAAAGAATGGTATGAACTCGCAAGAAACGTCGTTGTTTATTGTGGAGGACTACCGCTAGCTCTTGAGTTCCTTGGTTCCTATTTATGTGATAGGACAATTGAAGTGTGGGAAAGTGTATTATTGAAACTACAAAGAATTCCCCCGAATGAACTTCTAAGcgtattaaaaataagttttgaagATTTACGTGACACGGAAAAGGATATATTTCTGGATGTATGTTGTTTCTTTATTGGCAAAGAAAGAGAGTATGTGACAGAGATATTAAATGGGTGTGGACTACATGCTGATATTGGAATAACACTTCTCATAGAACGTGGCCTCATAAAAGTTGAAAGCAACAACAAACTTCAAATGCATCCTTTGCTACAAGAGATGGGAAGAGAAATTATTCGTCAAGAATGCCCAGAGAAACCGGGGAAAAGGAGTCGATTGTGGTTTCCGGATGATGTAGAAGATGTACTGAATAAGAATACT GGGACAAAAGCTATATTGTCCCTGAAACTTCATTCCAGCATTGGAGATTGGTTTGAAGCTCATGCTTTCAAGGAAATGAAGAGACTAAGACTGCTACAACTTGATAATGTAAAACTTAGTGGAAATTATGGGCACATTTCTAAACAactgagatggatttgttggcGAGGGTTTCCTTATAGATACATTCCAAACAACtttaatttggaaaatgtaATTGCAATGGATTTAAAGCATAGTCATCTTCAACTCATTTGGAAACAACCACTCTGGAAAAAACCCCAG GTTTTAGAGCGGTTAAAATTCCTTAATCTTAGTCACTCCAAATACTTGAAAGAAACACCAGACTTTCGGGGATTACCAAGTCTTGAACAGCTCATTTTAAAAGATTGTCCAAGTTTGCTCAAGGTACACCAATCCATTGCTGATCTCTCCAATATAGTAGTGATAAATCTGAAGGATTGCACAAGTCTAAGCTATCTCCCAATAGAGATATATAAGTTGAGATCTTTAAAAACTCTCATCCTATCTGGTTGTTCGAAGCTTGACTCATTGGAAAATCCTTTGAAACTATAA
- the LOC106773706 gene encoding TMV resistance protein N-like isoform X2 yields MEFASSSLSSSSSSFLTSEPHFIHDVFINFGGEDIGRRFVSHLHSVLLQNQVKTFISQQNLHEGMELEEQMRGIGGTKITIIVFSKSYAESACCLLELEKIIECPQTFGQIVLPVFYEIDPLDVRHQNDDFRKALEETAGRXYALYKWNRALNTAASMTGWDVRNFRHDAELVDVIVNRVNTLLDYKDLFITEYPVGLESRVEDVIKCIKNQTTKVCMIEICGREGSGKTTLAKAIYNRIYREFIGKSFIQNIRYEGYVALQENLLSDVLISKPGVKSVGMGRTMVENGFSREKLLIVLDDVNDFDQLRNLCGSREWFGQGTVIIVTSRDFHLLNQFRDNYVYKMDILNENESLKLFSWHAFRDAIPEKEWYELARNVVVYCGGLPLALEFLGSYLCDRTIEVWESVLLKLQRIPPNELLSVLKISFEDLRDTEKDIFLDVCCFFIGKEREYVTEILNGCGLHADIGITLLIERGLIKVESNNKLQMHPLLQEMGREIIRQECPEKPGKRSRLWFPDDVEDVLNKNTGTKAILSLKLHSSIGDWFEAHAFKEMKRLRLLQLDNVKLSGNYGHISKQLRWICWRGFPYRYIPNNFNLENVIAMDLKHSHLQLIWKQPLWKKPQYVCRF; encoded by the exons ATGGAGTTcgcatcttcttctttatcatcttcatcttcatccttcTTAACATCAGAACCCCATTTCATACACGATGTGTTCATAAACTTTGGTGGAGAAGACATCGGTAGAAGGTTTGTGTCTCATCTCCACTCTGTCCTTTTACAAAATCAAGTCAAAACTTTTATTAGCCAGCAGAATCTGCATGAGGGAATGGAGCTGGAAGAGCAGATGCGAGGAATAGGAGGTACTAAGATTACAATAATTGTTTTCTCCAAATCATACGCTGAATCTGCTTGCTGTCTTCTTGAGCTTGAAAAAATCATTGAATGCCCCCAAACTTTTGGCCAAATTGTTTTGCCCGTATTTTACGAAATTGACCCATTGGATGTACGTCATCAAAACGATGATTTTCGGAAAGCATTGGAAGAAACTGCAGGCAGAAGNTATGCGTTGTACAAGTGGAACCGTGCACTCAACACAGCTGCGAGTATGACTGGTTGGGATGTCAGAAATTTCAG ACACGATGCTGAACTTGTAGACGTAATTGTTAACCGCGTTAACACATTACTGGACTATAAAGACTTATTTATTACCGAATATCCTGTTGGATTAGAGTCCCGCGTGGAAGACGtgattaaatgtattaaaaatcaAACTACCAAAGTGTGTATGATAGAAATATGTGGAAGGGAAGGATCAGGTAAAACAACTTTAGCCAAAGCCATCTACAATCGAATTTATCGTGAATTCATTGGTAAGAGTTTTATTCAGAATATTCGCTATGAAGGGTATGTTGCTTTGCAAGAAAATCTTCTTTCTGATGTCCTAATATCCAAGCCGGGGGTGAAAAGCGTTGGGATGGGAAGAACTATGGTCGAGAATGGCTTTTCTCGAGAAAAGTTGCTCATTGTACTGGATGATGTGAATGACTTTGACCAATTAAGAAACCTATGCGGGAGTCGTGAATGGTTCGGTCAAGGAACTGTCATAATCGTTACTAGTAGAGATTTTCACTTGCTGAACCAATTCAGAgataattatgtttataaaatgGATATTTTGAACGAAAATGAGTCACTTAAGCTTTTTAGTTGGCATGCATTTAGAGATGCAATACCAGAAAAAGAATGGTATGAACTCGCAAGAAACGTCGTTGTTTATTGTGGAGGACTACCGCTAGCTCTTGAGTTCCTTGGTTCCTATTTATGTGATAGGACAATTGAAGTGTGGGAAAGTGTATTATTGAAACTACAAAGAATTCCCCCGAATGAACTTCTAAGcgtattaaaaataagttttgaagATTTACGTGACACGGAAAAGGATATATTTCTGGATGTATGTTGTTTCTTTATTGGCAAAGAAAGAGAGTATGTGACAGAGATATTAAATGGGTGTGGACTACATGCTGATATTGGAATAACACTTCTCATAGAACGTGGCCTCATAAAAGTTGAAAGCAACAACAAACTTCAAATGCATCCTTTGCTACAAGAGATGGGAAGAGAAATTATTCGTCAAGAATGCCCAGAGAAACCGGGGAAAAGGAGTCGATTGTGGTTTCCGGATGATGTAGAAGATGTACTGAATAAGAATACT GGGACAAAAGCTATATTGTCCCTGAAACTTCATTCCAGCATTGGAGATTGGTTTGAAGCTCATGCTTTCAAGGAAATGAAGAGACTAAGACTGCTACAACTTGATAATGTAAAACTTAGTGGAAATTATGGGCACATTTCTAAACAactgagatggatttgttggcGAGGGTTTCCTTATAGATACATTCCAAACAACtttaatttggaaaatgtaATTGCAATGGATTTAAAGCATAGTCATCTTCAACTCATTTGGAAACAACCACTCTGGAAAAAACCCCAG TATGTTTGTAGGTTTTAG